The following proteins are co-located in the Myroides profundi genome:
- a CDS encoding siderophore ABC transporter substrate-binding protein, whose translation MKKQLITFALLALTITGCKESQKETETSNFIEVENNGTTVQVPIQPKTVAVLERGIMENMNELQIPFQGMAKEFTPKYLSHLEKDKNIVDVGAVFKPNFDAVANLNPDLVFMDNAFPADYDEMVKIAPTLMLGIPNKGDNYLKYIQDNILLLGKIYQVESKAEALSKDLDTRLSDLKALIAKSESKAMVIIHSEGNFRLFDENTRYGFIFKDFGVKSATNITTEIANNHGQMINSEFILEHNPDILFIIDRDAIVQNTNKPTHITNALLEKVNAYKQNKVIYLDPDAWFLSGSGATSFKIFLEDIAKGYN comes from the coding sequence ATGAAAAAGCAATTAATAACTTTTGCATTACTAGCCCTAACCATCACAGGCTGTAAAGAAAGTCAAAAAGAAACAGAAACTTCTAATTTTATAGAAGTAGAAAACAATGGAACAACGGTACAAGTACCTATACAACCAAAAACTGTAGCTGTCTTAGAAAGAGGAATTATGGAGAATATGAACGAATTGCAAATTCCGTTTCAGGGAATGGCAAAAGAATTCACTCCTAAGTATTTATCTCATCTCGAAAAGGATAAGAATATCGTAGATGTAGGTGCAGTATTTAAACCAAACTTTGACGCTGTTGCTAATCTAAATCCAGACCTTGTATTCATGGATAACGCCTTCCCAGCAGATTATGATGAAATGGTAAAAATAGCGCCTACTTTAATGTTAGGTATCCCTAATAAAGGAGATAACTATCTAAAGTACATACAGGACAATATTCTTCTACTTGGCAAAATATATCAAGTTGAATCAAAAGCAGAAGCGTTATCAAAAGATTTAGATACTCGTTTAAGTGATTTAAAAGCCCTTATTGCTAAAAGTGAATCTAAAGCAATGGTGATCATCCACTCGGAAGGAAACTTCCGCTTATTCGACGAGAATACGCGTTATGGATTTATATTTAAAGACTTCGGTGTAAAAAGTGCAACCAATATTACCACAGAGATTGCTAATAATCATGGACAAATGATTAATAGTGAGTTTATCTTAGAACACAATCCTGATATCTTATTTATTATAGATAGAGATGCCATCGTACAAAATACAAATAAGCCAACTCATATCACTAATGCACTACTGGAAAAAGTAAATGCGTATAAGCAGAATAAAGTTATCTATCTAGATCCAGATGCTTGGTTCTTATCAGGTTCTGGAGCTACTTCATTTAAGATCTTCTTAGAAGATATTGCTAAAGGTTATAATTAA
- a CDS encoding PepSY-associated TM helix domain-containing protein, protein MKKKGKSTFSKIIAWLHLWPSIVAGIILVFVSLTGTIIIYGDEIMQWSAGKEARYVEPKGTPLKIDEITALHKEKFPGHSFSYIVVDKDPSKSWVINSVDLKDRKLSFIYINPYTGEILKQDHSISFFYVMAQLHSNLLMGKTGGWIVAISTIIFVLSTLTGLVLWWPKKWTKATRDSSFKIKWKAKFKRLNYDLHNVFGFYSAIICFLLGMTGLLIFFSPLMKGTVSLFGGEGKMWFYTLQDYPRDHEATKDLAYYDTNVLIQKAFDLHPDKTIIRIWTYNYDNVSIYPFFLGTNAGLKSEEGKEAIYFDKFSGEMVNDSKEQKIYDKVDNLVWQIHMGQWWGQLGKFSTFLAGIIATSLPITGFLVWWGRRNKKSKTKK, encoded by the coding sequence ATGAAGAAAAAAGGTAAATCAACTTTCTCCAAAATCATTGCTTGGTTACATTTATGGCCTAGCATTGTGGCTGGTATTATATTGGTATTCGTCTCTCTTACAGGGACTATCATTATATATGGAGATGAAATCATGCAGTGGTCTGCAGGAAAGGAAGCTCGCTATGTAGAACCTAAAGGAACTCCACTAAAAATAGATGAGATTACAGCCTTACACAAAGAGAAATTCCCTGGTCATAGCTTTTCCTATATTGTAGTAGATAAAGATCCTTCTAAAAGCTGGGTTATCAACTCAGTTGATTTAAAAGATCGAAAGCTAAGTTTTATCTATATCAACCCATATACAGGAGAAATACTAAAACAAGATCATTCTATCAGTTTCTTCTATGTTATGGCACAACTTCACTCTAATCTTTTAATGGGTAAAACGGGAGGTTGGATAGTAGCAATCTCTACTATTATATTTGTGTTAAGTACCTTGACTGGGTTAGTCCTTTGGTGGCCTAAAAAATGGACAAAAGCGACTAGAGATAGCAGTTTTAAGATTAAATGGAAAGCTAAGTTTAAACGTCTAAATTACGATCTACACAATGTATTTGGTTTCTATAGTGCTATTATTTGCTTTCTACTTGGAATGACGGGTTTGCTTATCTTCTTCAGTCCTTTAATGAAAGGAACAGTCAGCTTATTCGGAGGAGAAGGTAAAATGTGGTTCTATACCTTACAAGACTATCCTAGAGACCATGAAGCGACTAAAGATTTAGCCTATTATGATACGAATGTTTTAATCCAAAAAGCATTTGACCTACACCCAGATAAAACAATCATCAGAATCTGGACTTATAATTATGACAATGTAAGTATATACCCCTTCTTTTTAGGGACTAACGCTGGTCTAAAAAGTGAAGAAGGAAAGGAAGCTATTTACTTTGACAAATTTAGTGGAGAAATGGTGAATGATAGCAAAGAACAAAAGATCTACGATAAAGTAGACAACTTAGTTTGGCAGATACATATGGGGCAATGGTGGGGACAGCTAGGTAAGTTCTCAACATTCTTAGCGGGTATTATCGCAACTAGTCTTCCTATCACAGGATTCTTAGTCTGGTGGGGTCGTCGTAACAAAAAATCAAAAACTAAAAAATAG
- a CDS encoding helix-turn-helix domain-containing protein, whose product MSLLYQQYQEVLKNIPNRIEWGSGEQYKERYGQFTFKGIPIKQKFIDHPYFIISYGEWSVPTPVDVAVINEKSTFKLMLELEGYSCYSTPRETIEVPQDCFNLLYVPRVNGHLKYKTNRKVVEVLFDEDYFAQLVETKIPALASFLNLVKQGKTTTLFAKAKTIPVEIHQLLLNILQSDVHSDLKLVYLETKVTELLLLSVQESLERQVAPIEEIKSMNDADKLLHIKTWIDNHFLQDITFSMLSQRFYINEYKLKKYFKKYYESSLIRYVRDLRFEYAYQLLSSQKFSVNKVAELLHYEYPQHFAIAFKKKYGVPPSTLIHRK is encoded by the coding sequence ATGAGTCTTTTATATCAGCAATATCAAGAGGTATTAAAGAATATTCCAAACCGCATTGAGTGGGGGAGTGGTGAACAGTACAAAGAGAGATATGGACAGTTTACCTTTAAAGGAATTCCTATTAAACAGAAGTTTATTGATCATCCCTACTTTATTATCTCTTATGGAGAGTGGAGTGTACCTACTCCTGTAGATGTCGCTGTTATTAACGAAAAGAGTACGTTCAAGCTCATGTTAGAGTTAGAGGGGTATTCCTGTTATTCTACTCCAAGAGAAACGATAGAGGTTCCACAGGATTGCTTTAATTTGCTTTATGTACCTCGTGTAAATGGACACTTGAAGTATAAAACAAATAGAAAGGTAGTAGAGGTTCTTTTTGATGAAGACTATTTTGCACAACTGGTAGAAACTAAAATACCTGCTTTGGCTTCTTTTTTAAATTTAGTTAAACAAGGAAAGACGACTACACTATTTGCAAAAGCAAAAACAATCCCTGTAGAGATACATCAGTTATTATTGAATATTTTACAGAGTGACGTTCATTCAGATTTGAAACTAGTTTATTTAGAGACTAAGGTAACAGAACTTTTACTGTTAAGTGTCCAAGAGTCTTTAGAGAGACAGGTGGCTCCGATAGAAGAGATCAAGTCTATGAATGATGCGGATAAGCTACTGCATATTAAAACTTGGATAGATAATCACTTTTTGCAAGACATTACATTCTCTATGTTGAGCCAGAGATTCTATATCAATGAGTATAAACTGAAGAAGTACTTTAAAAAATACTATGAGTCTTCTTTGATTAGATATGTAAGAGATTTGCGTTTTGAGTATGCATATCAGTTATTGTCTTCACAGAAATTCTCAGTCAATAAAGTTGCTGAATTACTTCACTATGAGTATCCTCAGCATTTTGCTATTGCATTTAAGAAGAAGTATGGCGTTCCTCCGAGTACTTTAATTCACCGAAAATAA
- a CDS encoding PLP-dependent aminotransferase family protein, with amino-acid sequence MEQNYLYLNIADAIASQIRADVLREGDRLPSVRMLCTEHQISMNTAKRVYLELETQALIESKPQSGYFVSNLSYTDIPLPQPSNPIFLANNKEPKEIIRKVYSNMGNRKLTLFSYSTLYDEFLPLAKMKKEIIAASRSLVDGGIEYDSVQGNLNLRRMIAQRSITWGGSLKEEDIITTNGSMSAISLCLLALGKPGDTIAIESPCYPGIFQLAIDLGFKVIELPTDPVSGIDVQSLRDAVEHIDMCLLISNYNTPLGSCMPDENKKEIVELLERHNIPLIEDDVYGDMYFGNQRPKCCKAFDKTGNVIWCSSVSKTLTPGYRVGWVSPGKYKNKIMHQKLVHLISTPPLMQEAVASFMRSGNYDKHLRKLRKDIYSNYQKYLNTIITSFPLGTKVNRPQGGLSLWIELDPSIEAMDLYDLAIAEGISIAPGRMFTVQEQFENCIRLCIGLPWSEDVEAKLKRVGELSKQLLKK; translated from the coding sequence ATGGAACAGAATTATTTGTATTTGAATATAGCAGATGCTATTGCTAGTCAGATTAGAGCAGACGTACTAAGAGAAGGAGACAGACTTCCTTCTGTAAGAATGTTGTGCACAGAACATCAAATTAGTATGAATACAGCCAAACGAGTATATTTAGAACTAGAAACACAGGCATTAATAGAGTCTAAGCCTCAGTCAGGCTATTTTGTAAGTAATCTATCCTATACAGATATTCCTTTGCCTCAGCCGAGTAACCCTATCTTTTTAGCAAATAATAAGGAGCCTAAGGAGATTATTCGCAAGGTATATTCTAATATGGGAAATAGAAAGCTGACTTTGTTCTCGTATAGTACATTATATGATGAGTTTTTGCCTTTGGCCAAAATGAAGAAAGAGATTATAGCAGCCTCTAGATCATTAGTAGATGGAGGGATAGAATATGATTCTGTACAGGGCAATCTAAATTTGAGGAGAATGATCGCACAGCGTTCTATCACTTGGGGAGGTAGTCTAAAAGAAGAAGATATTATTACGACTAATGGAAGTATGAGCGCTATTTCGCTGTGTTTATTAGCATTGGGCAAACCTGGAGATACCATTGCAATAGAAAGCCCTTGCTACCCAGGTATCTTTCAGCTAGCTATTGATTTAGGATTTAAGGTGATTGAGTTACCCACAGATCCAGTTTCTGGTATTGATGTGCAGTCTCTTAGAGATGCAGTAGAGCATATTGATATGTGTCTATTGATCTCTAATTATAATACCCCATTAGGTAGTTGTATGCCAGATGAGAACAAGAAGGAAATAGTAGAACTCTTAGAGAGACACAATATCCCATTGATAGAGGATGATGTCTATGGAGATATGTATTTTGGTAATCAGCGCCCTAAATGTTGTAAAGCTTTTGATAAGACAGGTAATGTGATCTGGTGTAGTTCTGTATCTAAGACCTTGACTCCTGGATATCGTGTAGGGTGGGTTTCACCTGGTAAATATAAGAATAAGATCATGCATCAAAAGTTAGTGCATTTAATCTCTACACCTCCTTTAATGCAAGAAGCTGTAGCTAGTTTTATGCGCTCAGGTAATTATGATAAGCACCTGCGAAAGCTTAGAAAAGACATCTATAGCAATTATCAGAAATATTTGAATACCATTATTACTAGTTTTCCATTGGGTACTAAGGTTAATCGTCCTCAAGGTGGATTATCACTATGGATTGAGTTGGATCCTTCTATTGAGGCGATGGATTTATACGACTTAGCTATTGCAGAGGGCATTAGTATAGCCCCTGGTAGAATGTTTACAGTACAAGAACAATTCGAGAACTGTATCCGACTGTGCATAGGCCTACCTTGGTCAGAGGATGTAGAAGCTAAACTAAAAAGAGTAGGAGAGTTGAGTAAACAATTATTGAAAAAATAA
- a CDS encoding aminoglycoside 6-adenylyltransferase, producing MASPLQTEILQLAKQDDRIRAVILNGSRANPMVTPDQYQDYDIIYMVTDIEGIKKEDIVYKTFGQPAIQQLPDDMHLGNEEGTPSISYAYLMIYEDGSRLDLTLFPVDQLEQYKKDSLSIVWLDKDGIFKDIPKSSDIDYHVQRPTQREFTEVCNEFWWCSTNVAKGLAREERVYAKDMMESVVRPMFLQLLAWKIGSEHHFSVSIGKSGKFIKNYLNDEDYNQVLRTYSNANIQNTWEAFHTMTTFFQELQLELGKRLALNVNVKEATNALQYINKIYQD from the coding sequence ATGGCTTCACCATTACAAACAGAGATCCTTCAATTAGCTAAACAAGATGACCGCATTAGAGCTGTTATTCTCAATGGCTCAAGAGCTAACCCGATGGTTACTCCTGATCAATACCAAGACTATGATATCATCTATATGGTGACTGACATAGAAGGTATCAAGAAAGAGGATATTGTCTACAAAACCTTTGGACAACCTGCCATACAACAATTACCAGATGATATGCACTTAGGTAACGAAGAGGGCACTCCTTCTATTTCGTATGCTTATTTAATGATTTATGAAGACGGTAGTAGGTTAGACCTTACCCTATTCCCAGTAGATCAATTAGAGCAATATAAAAAAGACAGTCTTTCTATCGTATGGCTAGATAAAGATGGAATATTTAAAGACATACCTAAGTCTTCTGATATCGACTATCATGTACAACGCCCAACTCAACGAGAGTTTACAGAAGTATGTAATGAGTTTTGGTGGTGTTCTACTAATGTTGCTAAGGGACTGGCTAGAGAAGAAAGAGTATATGCAAAAGATATGATGGAGTCTGTCGTCCGTCCTATGTTCTTACAGTTACTAGCTTGGAAAATAGGGAGTGAACACCATTTTAGCGTTTCTATAGGCAAATCAGGTAAATTCATTAAAAACTACTTAAACGATGAAGACTATAATCAAGTATTGAGAACCTATAGCAATGCTAATATCCAAAATACATGGGAAGCCTTTCACACCATGACTACTTTCTTTCAAGAACTACAACTAGAACTAGGTAAACGACTTGCCTTAAACGTAAATGTAAAAGAGGCTACGAATGCCTTACAATACATCAATAAAATCTATCAAGATTAA
- the lpxD gene encoding UDP-3-O-(3-hydroxymyristoyl)glucosamine N-acyltransferase, translating into MKLYSLTELNDVLNGVVVGSTLKQISTAEQLEKAKECQVSFIGNKKYERLWGESKAPIAIVNKDISILPGIDRAFIKVDNVDLALAKLLTLFAPKMPVFKEDIHPNATIDSTAVIGEGARIAAGCVIGENVVIGKNVKMYPNVTVLDDSTIGDNTILWSGVIVRERSHIGHNCILHPNAVIGADGFGFCPSPELGLVKIPQIGNVVIGNYVEIGANSCVDRGKFSATIIGDGCKIDNLVQIGHNCELGKFCIMAGNSGLAGSVTLKDFVVIGGSASIKDHVTIGQGAVVGAGSGVTGDVEAGKTVLGYPAQEAKTTLRQWAVLKQLVTNRTKN; encoded by the coding sequence ATGAAATTATACTCTTTAACCGAATTGAACGATGTTTTAAATGGCGTTGTTGTAGGAAGTACATTAAAACAGATTAGTACAGCGGAGCAGTTGGAAAAAGCCAAAGAATGTCAAGTCTCATTTATAGGTAATAAAAAGTACGAACGCTTATGGGGAGAGTCAAAAGCCCCTATTGCTATTGTAAATAAAGATATTTCTATTCTACCAGGTATAGATAGAGCGTTTATTAAAGTAGATAATGTTGATTTAGCATTAGCGAAGTTACTTACTCTATTTGCGCCTAAGATGCCTGTTTTTAAAGAAGATATTCACCCTAATGCTACGATAGATAGTACAGCAGTGATAGGTGAAGGAGCTAGAATAGCAGCTGGTTGTGTAATCGGCGAGAATGTAGTAATTGGAAAAAATGTAAAGATGTATCCTAATGTCACTGTATTAGATGACAGTACGATTGGTGATAATACAATATTGTGGTCTGGTGTTATTGTGCGTGAGCGCAGTCATATCGGACATAATTGTATTTTACATCCTAACGCAGTGATTGGTGCTGATGGCTTTGGTTTCTGTCCTTCTCCTGAGTTAGGGTTAGTGAAGATACCTCAGATCGGTAATGTAGTTATTGGTAATTATGTTGAAATAGGAGCCAACTCATGTGTAGATAGAGGAAAGTTTAGTGCTACCATTATTGGAGATGGTTGTAAGATTGACAATCTTGTTCAGATAGGACATAATTGTGAGCTAGGAAAATTCTGTATCATGGCTGGTAATAGTGGTTTAGCAGGTTCAGTTACACTAAAGGACTTTGTAGTAATTGGTGGTAGTGCTTCTATTAAAGATCACGTTACTATCGGGCAGGGTGCTGTAGTAGGAGCTGGATCAGGAGTGACTGGAGATGTAGAAGCAGGTAAGACGGTATTAGGGTATCCTGCTCAGGAAGCAAAAACAACCTTGAGACAGTGGGCTGTACTAAAACAATTGGTAACCAATAGAACGAAGAACTAA
- a CDS encoding helix-turn-helix transcriptional regulator, with the protein MVKETLINVGERYASHGIKGNIQLLDMEELHIDHVSLQHKTRQQKEVLRDQKHIELFFLFQGEHYYQSNKKQCVNTSTGRFSFFHLPYIDGSLAFNPVEENYSAIGIELTLPYLERVFNGDLELLGDFGKSLYSERESAFSSNLMIVPEMKKLLYDLVNNSYDGMMKKIYMETKIVELLLLVIKYSGDYKYEMVSGSLTRSDVDKLYYVRELVSNNLQNPYSLRELSRLAGINEFKLKRGFKELFSTTIFNHLYDERMELGQKLLIEQDLSIADIAQQVGYKNPTHFTAAFKRKFNELPKDVKSGNFVQF; encoded by the coding sequence ATGGTTAAAGAGACATTGATAAATGTAGGAGAGCGTTATGCTAGTCATGGCATAAAAGGGAATATACAGTTGTTAGATATGGAAGAGTTACATATCGATCACGTCTCTTTACAGCATAAGACTAGACAACAAAAAGAAGTACTAAGGGACCAGAAACACATTGAGCTTTTCTTTTTGTTTCAAGGAGAACACTATTATCAATCCAATAAAAAACAATGCGTCAATACTTCTACCGGACGTTTTAGTTTTTTTCATCTGCCTTATATCGATGGTTCTCTTGCTTTTAATCCTGTTGAAGAAAATTACAGTGCTATAGGTATAGAACTAACGTTACCTTATTTAGAGCGTGTATTTAATGGAGATCTAGAGCTGTTAGGAGACTTTGGCAAGTCTTTGTACAGTGAGAGAGAAAGTGCTTTTTCTTCTAACTTAATGATTGTTCCAGAGATGAAGAAGTTACTGTATGACTTAGTCAATAATTCTTATGATGGTATGATGAAGAAGATTTATATGGAGACCAAGATTGTAGAACTTCTTCTTTTAGTGATTAAGTATAGTGGAGATTATAAATATGAGATGGTAAGTGGTTCACTGACGAGGAGTGATGTTGATAAGTTATATTATGTCAGAGAGTTAGTGAGTAATAATCTTCAGAATCCATATTCTTTAAGAGAGCTTTCTAGATTGGCAGGAATCAATGAGTTTAAACTAAAAAGAGGGTTTAAAGAACTGTTCTCTACTACCATTTTTAATCATCTCTATGATGAGCGTATGGAGTTAGGGCAGAAGTTATTGATAGAACAAGATTTATCTATAGCAGATATCGCTCAACAAGTAGGGTATAAGAACCCTACCCATTTTACAGCTGCTTTTAAGCGTAAATTTAATGAGCTACCTAAAGATGTAAAGAGTGGTAATTTTGTCCAGTTTTAA
- a CDS encoding DMT family transporter: MKQTSVIDSTQQTSTSGWINGFIGVLLFSGSMPATKVAVLELNPIFVTAARAGIAGILALLCLLVFKEKRPTKKQLLPLFIVAIGGVIGFPLLSALALQYITSAHSLVFLGTLPMCTAVFAVWRGGEKPKSIFWLFSILGCLLVVGFAFMQGVTSSPIGDILMLIAILLCGLSYAEGAKLSKSLGGWQVISWAVVLSLPVSIPIMLITAPEVPSLISKEAWIGVSYLGIFSMFVGFVFWYKGLAQGGIASVGQLQLLQPFFGLALAASLLNEQVSTAMIAVTVGVILCVAGSKKFG; this comes from the coding sequence ATGAAACAAACTAGTGTAATTGATTCAACACAACAAACTTCAACAAGTGGTTGGATCAATGGATTCATAGGAGTACTTCTATTCAGTGGTTCTATGCCTGCTACTAAAGTAGCTGTACTAGAATTAAACCCAATATTCGTAACAGCTGCTAGAGCAGGTATTGCTGGTATATTAGCACTGTTATGTCTACTTGTCTTTAAAGAAAAAAGGCCTACTAAAAAACAGTTATTGCCTTTATTTATAGTCGCTATAGGCGGGGTTATTGGATTTCCTTTATTATCCGCATTAGCGTTACAATATATCACCTCAGCACATTCACTAGTATTCTTAGGTACCTTACCGATGTGTACTGCTGTATTTGCAGTATGGAGGGGTGGAGAAAAACCAAAGTCTATCTTCTGGTTATTCTCTATACTTGGATGTCTATTAGTAGTGGGATTTGCCTTTATGCAAGGAGTTACAAGTTCCCCTATAGGAGATATATTAATGCTTATCGCTATCTTATTATGTGGACTAAGTTATGCTGAAGGAGCTAAACTATCTAAATCTCTTGGCGGATGGCAAGTTATCTCTTGGGCAGTTGTATTATCTCTTCCCGTATCTATACCGATTATGCTGATCACAGCTCCTGAAGTACCTTCTCTAATAAGCAAAGAAGCATGGATAGGCGTGTCATATCTAGGAATATTTAGTATGTTTGTGGGGTTCGTATTCTGGTATAAAGGATTAGCACAAGGAGGTATTGCTTCTGTAGGACAACTACAGTTATTACAGCCTTTCTTTGGACTAGCACTTGCAGCGAGTCTTTTAAACGAACAGGTAAGCACAGCTATGATTGCAGTAACTGTAGGCGTTATTCTATGTGTAGCTGGAAGTAAAAAATTCGGTTAG
- a CDS encoding TonB-dependent receptor — protein MKIPYLTLSLIAVLSFNSKSVFAQQDTLQNTGLNEVIIQRETKAEKESRQPIRATVLDVKAMKQQPSSVIELMNRTVGVRVRQTGGLGNATNLMLNGFEGKAIKYFKDGVPMDYLGNAFSYSIVPPTMIDRIEIYKGVVPVALGADALGGAVNIVTKEPESNQSVDVSYQIGSYNTHRGTVNAYFQDKKTGLFGGVNAFINYSDNNYKVNVPYTDPETAQVSREKHKLFHNRFSNGFVEGFVGVKNKTWADELRLTVSSFYINKQHNYGMTMNYPFGGVTSNMNSVVPTLRYRKAFLDKDLKLDQFLVYNTLHSSYTDTIKGFYDWRGKFTPVPSKNGEATTSGSIKKLRYYNFVSRTNLSYRLDNGFIELNSVYNTSTRRGSDPYGEKFPFSKIDMLQRSVVFQKWITGLNWRLYALDDRLTNDLSAKYYYLRTEGYESAHGDTSMEQKRSKTKGNWGVSESLKYQINDRMYARFSGEVAVRLPEQEEFFGDGTFTRTNFALKPEKSWNYNLGFNYNNQTNFMTEVNVFYRRTHDMIMLLNTGIFGSYENIEKIKGVGVEVDAAYSPLKWLRLSGNVTYQDFRLYDKEDKTYEGSRLRNTPYFFANLGLRTSHDNVFKAGDKFSFYYNYSFVKAYYLDFIPKEFEPSGFLGLWGKAQVNAEAYVIPDQNLHSTGVVWSYSPKLSFGLEAKNLFNSEIFDNYKIQNEGFSLHFKVNMSL, from the coding sequence ATGAAAATACCATACCTTACTTTATCCTTAATCGCTGTTTTATCATTTAATTCTAAATCTGTTTTTGCACAACAAGATACTTTACAAAATACAGGGTTAAATGAAGTGATTATTCAGAGAGAGACTAAAGCCGAAAAAGAAAGTCGTCAACCTATACGTGCTACTGTACTTGATGTAAAAGCGATGAAACAACAGCCATCTAGTGTGATCGAGCTGATGAATAGAACAGTAGGTGTACGAGTGAGACAAACAGGGGGATTAGGTAATGCTACTAATTTGATGTTGAACGGTTTTGAAGGAAAGGCGATAAAGTATTTTAAGGATGGGGTTCCGATGGATTATTTAGGGAATGCCTTTAGTTATTCTATTGTACCGCCTACGATGATTGATCGCATTGAGATCTATAAAGGGGTGGTACCTGTAGCCTTAGGGGCAGATGCACTAGGAGGAGCAGTTAATATCGTAACGAAAGAACCTGAAAGTAATCAATCTGTAGATGTATCTTATCAGATAGGTTCTTATAACACCCACAGAGGTACCGTAAACGCTTATTTTCAAGATAAAAAGACAGGCTTATTTGGAGGAGTAAATGCTTTTATTAATTACTCTGATAACAATTATAAGGTCAATGTACCTTACACTGATCCAGAAACGGCACAGGTAAGTAGAGAAAAACACAAACTGTTTCACAACCGTTTCTCTAATGGATTTGTAGAAGGATTTGTGGGAGTGAAGAACAAGACTTGGGCAGATGAGTTGCGTTTGACTGTAAGTAGCTTTTACATTAATAAACAGCACAATTACGGGATGACGATGAACTATCCATTCGGAGGAGTGACGAGTAATATGAATTCTGTAGTGCCAACACTTCGCTATCGCAAGGCTTTTTTAGATAAAGACTTGAAGTTAGATCAATTCCTTGTCTATAATACACTGCATTCTAGTTATACAGATACGATTAAAGGGTTTTACGACTGGAGAGGGAAGTTCACTCCAGTACCTAGTAAGAATGGAGAAGCGACTACTAGTGGGAGTATCAAAAAGTTACGTTATTATAACTTCGTATCTCGTACTAATCTATCTTACCGATTAGACAATGGGTTTATAGAGTTAAACTCTGTTTACAATACCTCTACTCGTCGTGGTTCTGACCCTTATGGAGAGAAATTTCCTTTCTCTAAGATAGATATGTTACAGCGTTCTGTAGTATTCCAAAAATGGATTACAGGGCTAAACTGGAGATTATATGCCTTAGATGATCGTCTGACGAATGACTTATCGGCGAAGTATTACTACTTGCGTACAGAAGGGTATGAGAGTGCGCATGGAGACACTTCGATGGAGCAAAAAAGATCTAAAACAAAAGGGAACTGGGGTGTATCAGAGTCGTTAAAATATCAGATTAACGATCGTATGTATGCTAGATTCTCAGGAGAAGTAGCCGTGCGTCTACCAGAGCAAGAAGAGTTCTTCGGGGATGGAACATTCACGCGAACCAATTTTGCTTTAAAACCAGAAAAGAGTTGGAACTATAATCTAGGATTTAACTATAATAATCAAACCAATTTCATGACAGAGGTCAATGTGTTCTACAGAAGAACGCATGATATGATCATGCTGTTAAACACGGGTATTTTTGGTAGTTACGAGAACATAGAAAAGATAAAAGGAGTTGGAGTAGAGGTAGATGCAGCATATTCTCCATTAAAGTGGTTGAGACTGTCTGGTAACGTGACGTATCAAGACTTTAGATTATATGATAAAGAAGATAAGACGTATGAGGGTTCTCGTCTGAGAAATACACCTTATTTCTTCGCTAATCTTGGTTTGCGTACTTCACATGACAATGTATTCAAGGCAGGAGACAAGTTCTCGTTCTATTACAACTACAGTTTTGTAAAGGCTTATTACCTAGACTTTATTCCTAAAGAATTTGAACCTAGTGGTTTCTTAGGATTATGGGGAAAAGCACAAGTTAATGCAGAAGCTTATGTGATCCCTGATCAGAATTTACATTCTACAGGAGTGGTGTGGAGTTATTCACCTAAACTGTCTTTCGGTTTAGAAGCTAAGAACTTGTTTAACAGTGAAATATTTGACAATTATAAAATACAAAATGAAGGGTTTAGTCTTCATTTTAAAGTGAATATGTCTCTTTAG